The Oceanidesulfovibrio indonesiensis region TTTCAGAACGAGCCGGCCTTCGCGCTCCAGCGAGAGGCTGAAGGGAAAGATGGCGTCGCGCACGATCTGCGCCGTGGAGCGGGCGGCACGGGACATCGTATGGGTGTATTGCCGTACAGGATGCAGGACGCCGTTTTTCAGGGTGGCGGCCATGCCCTGGATAGTCGCGTCGTCTGAGTACACCGCCGTGTAGTAAAGTGGGTCGACGATCACCTTGAAGTCCATCCGTTCGGGGGCGTAGCCTTTGAGCGGGAGTTTCACGAGGGCGTACCCTTGTTCGCGCAGCAGGAAGATCCGATCATCCTCCGTGAGCAGCAGGCCGTAGTAGTCGCGGTTCCTGCTTTCCGAAACCTCGATGTGCCGGACGCCGAGAGCCGGATCGATGGGGGTGCGAAACACCCGGGGCTCCCCGTTCACGCGCTTCAGGTGGAACACGGCGCCGGTGGCGTCCACAATGAAATGGCCGGCGTCGTACGCCTTGAGGATGGTGTGCTTGCCTGCCACGAACCTGGCCGGGAAACGGAAGCCGGCGTCTTCCAGCGCGGCGGTGAATGTCCGGCTCAGCTTCTCGTCCACTTCGTTGCGGTCGGCGTTGATGAACTCCAGGCCGTCCGGGGTCAGTCGGTAACGGTCCTCCGGAAACACGAGGCGTGCCTGTCCAGGGTTGGACTCCAGGAGCGGGTACAGGCCGGGGTCCACGGCGCGGCCGTGTATCGCGTTTGATTTCAGCTCAAGCACGCGGCGGTTTTCGCGGATTGCGGCGGCATCGAAGGTCTGTCCTCCGATTTCCAGCGGCAACAGCCCCCACAACTCCATGTTCTTGTAATAGATGAAGGGAAGATTCCGTTCGAACTCCTCGCGGCTGTAATAGTGACCGGACTCGTCCCGGTAGACGAACTCCGCGTGATGGTCCTCGGCCTTGGCCCGGGCTTCAGCCGGCGGGTTCAGCACCTTCTCTTTCCAGATGAACTGCTTCAGCGTCGGACTGTAAAGCAGGTGCGTTTTCTCCATGTCCATCACAAATGCCTTGTCGTACAGAGCCGGCAGATACAGGGCCAGAAGCCCCACGAGCAGTGCAGCGAAGCACCATTGGGAAAGACGCCGCATCACCCCGCCCTCCTGGAACGATAGCGGTAGGCCGGGTGGAGATCGGCCAGGAACAGCAGCGGAATGGACACCACCAGCCAGGGCAGCACGCCGGCGTACACGCCGGGCGGCACGTCCCGGTAGAACAGCCCCACCACGCCGGCCGCCGCGGCCAGATTGCAAAGCCGGCGGGGAAAGGAGGGCTCCAGCAGGGTGAGCACCACGCCGAGGTACCCTGCCACGCCTGCCAGAGCCCAGGGGAGCCATGTGCCGAATGCCAGAGTGAGCGCCTCCGCCGGGAACCACGCCCGAGTTATCCAGGCGAGCCCCGCCGCCTGCACCGCGAGGCAGCAGCACAGGGCCGCGAGCCCGGCGCCGAAGTGCGCGAGCATCATGGCGGAGGCGTCCACAGGGAGATGGAGCGAGAGCCTGATGCGCTCGTTGCGCATCTCCGGCAGGAACTGCACCAGCGCCAGCGCCACGCCCACAGCCACAGGCGCGTACTCCAGCGCTCCATAGTAGAGACGGCCCAATTGCAGAACCTGATACCAGACCATCTCGGCGTGCTCCTTGCGGAACAGCTCGCGTGTCTCCAGCCAGACGTATGCCACGGCCACGAGATTGATCGCGAGGATGGCCAGGAAAGGCCGTCGTATCTTGAGATATTCCTTGTAGGTGATCGTTCGTATCATGGTTGTGTCCATAGTCTGGCCAGGCCGGTGACGCTTCGCTTCGTCGTTCCGGCGCTGCGGTTCGTGCATCGTGCTGTGCTGGCCTTGTCCTCAGTACCGTCCAGTGTATCCGATGAACGCGTCCTCCAGGGACATGGGCAGCTGCTGCATATCTTTCACGACCACTTCCTGCGATTCGAGCAGCCGGGCCGTGTCCGCAGGATCGGAGAAGGCGAAGAGCTCCCAATGGCGGGCGTGCTCCTCCACGTTCTTGATCATGCCGTCCGGGTGCGGTGCGCGACCATTGGACTTTGGCAGCCGGTAGCGGTTGAAGGCGCAGAGAAACTCCTTGAGCTGGAAGCTGCGTATGGAGCCGCCGCGTTCGAGGAAGATGATTTCGTCGGCGAGGCGCTCCATGTCCTGGATCACGTGGGAGGTGAGAAAGACGGTGCGCTCGCCGCTGCCGAGGTATTCGGCCATCATGTCCAGGAAGAGGCGGCGGTATCCGGCGTCCAGGCCCATGGAGTAATCGTCCAGGATCAGCAGTTCGGGCTGCTGGGCCATGAGCAGGCCGAGGGCAACCTGGGAGCGCTGCCCCTCGCTCATTCTGGCGATGACGTGGCTGTCCGGCAGGCAGAGCCGCTCCACGAGGGCGTCGTACATGTCTCTTCGCCAATTCGGGTAGAACGCAGCGTAGAATCGCTCGATCTCCCGGATGGTCATGAACTCGTAGGCAAGGTGCCCCTCGAACAGCAGGCCCACCTTGCGCCGGGTGGCCGTGCTCAGAGCGTGGGATGGATCGCCCAATACCCGGCATTCCCCGCCGGCTGGCCTGAGGAAGCCCATGAGGATGTTGAGCAGGGTGGTCTTGCCCACGCCGTTCTTGCCCAGCAGGGCCACCACTTTGCCACGCGGCACGGTGAAGTTGAGATCCTCGTAGATGGTCCGCGCGCCATAGTTGTGGCGCAGGCTGCGCACCTCGATGACCGCATCCGACATGTCAGCTGCTCTCCTTCCGGTCGGAATGCTGCGCCTGGGGCGTGTCGTCGGTCATGGGCTCCAGCGTAGCCTGGCCGCTGCAACAGCCGGGGTGGCCCTTCTGGTGGCCGTTGGATTCCTTGCCTGCCGCCACGCTGCATGTGGAGCTGCCGCATCCGCAACCCTTCCTGCGGGCGTAGGTTTTCCACAGGTAATAGACGGCCCAGCCGATAATCGCGGCGACTATGATGTATTGCCACATGGTGAACTCCTAGGATTGCTCGACGTATGTCGTATGCGGCGCTTTCCAGGCAGGATCCGGAACGAAGGCCAGGCCGATGGCCGTGACCAGGGCGAGGCCGTAGAATCCGGCCATGGCCTGGATGCCGGAGAGTCCCAGCAGATTGCCGCCCGTGTAGATGGCGCTGGCCACGGTAAGTCCCAGCGCCGTTGGGAACAGGATGGAGAAAAGCATCCACTTGTACGAGCCGGTCTGCACCCGAACCATGATGGTGGTGGCGAGGCACGGCGGGTACAGGGCGAAGAAGACGATGAGCGCGAGGGCGCCCAACGGGGTGCGGCCTTCCTGCTCGCCTTCGGCGGCCATGCGTTGCTCCAGGGTTGCTCCTTCGTCGGCCCCTTCCTGGAAGATAGCGCCCAGGGTGGCCACGCTGGATTCGCGCGCAGCAAAGGAGCTGATGAGCGCGATGTTCACCTTCCAGTCGAACCCGGCGAACTGGGTGACGGGCTCCAGCGACCGGCCGAGGCGGCCAAAGAAGCTGTGCTCGATCTGCTCGCTGCGAATTTCCCGGCGGATGGACTTGCGCGTGTTGGAGAGGCCCCGCAACTGACGGTTGATCTGTTTGGAGGCGTCATCATCACCGCGGGAAATAAGCGGATAATATTCCGGATAGGTTTGCTCGAACGTTTCGTCTACGCCGGAGCCGCCGCCGAGCTTGGCAGAGCGGTAGGAGTCGTAGACCACGACGAGTTCTTCGAGCCGCTCGCCCTGGATGATCGCATCGTAGGGCGTTTCGCCGAGTGCGGCGGCCACGTCTGCGCGGAATTCGGCAAGGGCCTCGTCCATGCGCAACTCGTACGCATCCATACGCTCCGCGGGGACGCCGGGGAACTGCAGCAGAACGTACACGCACACGGCCACCGCGATCACGATGGTTCCGACCTTCTTGATGTACTGCCAGGTGCGGTCGAAGGCACGGCGCAGCATGCTCATGATCGTGGGCAGGTGATAGGTCGGCATTTCCATGACGAACGGCGCCGTTTCTTTGCCGCGCAGCACCACGCTGGTGAGGAACTTGGCGATGATAAGGGCCATGAGGATGGTGATAGTGGAGATGAAGAGCATGGCCCAGGATTTGTGCGCGGCGAAGTAGATGTTCACCAGCAGTGTGTAGAGAGGCACTTTGGCCAGGCAGTTCATGAACGGCACGGTGAGGATGGTGGCCAGCCGGGAGCGCTCGTCCGGAATGCCCTTGGTGGCCATCACGCCTGGCACGGCGCAGCCTCCTGCGAACACGCCGCCAAGGATGAAGGGCAGGGTGGACTGCCCGTGCAGGCCGAAGCTGTGGAAGATGCGGTCCAGGATGAAGGCGATGCGCGCCATGTAGCCGGAGTCCTCCAGCGCGGCGATGAGCGCGAAGAGGATGAAGAAAATGGGAACGTAGTTGAGCAGCGTGTTGGCGCTGTCCACCATCCACAGCACGAGGGAGCGCAGCATGGGGTCCTCGACCAGCCCCGGCGCCGGCAGCACCGAAGCCACGACATCCCGGAACCAGGCCAGGGCCGGCCAGGTGTACTTGGTGAGCTCGTAGCCCTGGACGATGGACAACTCGTAAATCAGGTAGACCGAAGCCACGAGCACGAACGGCGCGAGGGCACGATTCAATACGATCCGGTCCAGCTTTTCGGAAAACGTGGCCCTGCCGCGGAGTTCCTGCTGCACGCACGCCGCCACCACCTGCGCGGCCAGGGCGTCCCGGCACGTCACGATATGATCGGCCGGGCTGATGTTCATTTCACTTTCGAAGGATTCCGTCATGGTGCGCACCAGCTTGCGTACGGCCGGTGCGTCCGGGTGATTCTCCTCCAGAAGGCGCGTGGCCTCGGCGTCTTCCTCCAGCAGTTTCAGGGCGAGCCACCGAGACGGGACGAGGAGGTCCAGTCCCGGCGCCTCGGCCACTCGTTTCTCGATGGCGGCGATGTATGGCTCGAGCGCCTCGTAGGCAACGACGGTTCGAGGCTGCTCGGCTTCAGCGCTTAGCGAAGCCCTGGCGCGAATTGCCTCGCGCAGTTCGGCCTTGCCCGTGCCCCTGCGCCCCACAGTGGCTACCACCGGAATGCCGAGCGTGGAGGCCAGCATGTTCACATCGAGTTTCTGGCCGTGCGCTTCGGCCACATCCACCATGTTGCAAGCCAGCACCACGGGCAGGCCCATCTCCAGCAACTGGAAAGTAAGATACAGGCTGCGCTTGAGTTGCGAAGAATCCACGACGTTCACAATGGCGTCTGGCTTTTCTGAGCGCAGGAAATCCCGCGCCACGCGTTCTTCGAGCGAGTAGGAGGTGAGACTGTAGGTGCCGGGCAGGTCCACGACCTCCACGCGGCCTGTGGAGTCGCGGTAGTAGCCGACCTTCTTGTCGACCGTGACGCCGGGGTAGTTGGCGATGTGCTGGCTCGCCCCGGTGAGCATGTTGAATATGGTGGACTTGCCGGAGTTCTGCTGGCCTGCCAGGCCGATGAGAATCGTGCGTTTCGCGGACATGAATTGAACTCGTGGTGTGTGAAGCGGCTGTCGTTTGGGGTGCGTCGCGGCTCAGGCCGCGGTGGTCTCTATCTGTTCGGCTTCGCGTTTACGCAGGGTGACGAAGGAATCGCCCACGCGGATTTCCATGGGGTCTCCCAGGGTCGCCACGCGGATAACCTCGACCTCGGCATTGGGCACGAATCCCATGTCCATGAGACGCTGCCGTACGGCGCCGCGGGCGCGGTGGCGGCGTATGCGGCAGCGGCAGCCCTTGCCCACGGCGCTCAGGGGTTGGAAGTCGCTGCAGGCCGGGCAGCCGCCCAGCATGGCCGGGCTGGTGTCGACGGCGAGGGGTTCGTTTCCATGGCGGTGGCGAATGCGATTTCGTTTCATGAACATGGCGTGGCTCCTTGGCTGCGGTGGGTACGAAGGGACTTGATATTGAAAACGGTTATCAAAGTCAAGTGGTAGAGAAAGGATTTGTGTCGACGCCGACGACTCCTGCGTTCGTGGCGGAAAAAATGGCTGATGCGGATTCGTCCGTAGAGCCGGTTCGAACCGGTTGGAAGAGAATGCGTGGATGAGAAATGTCGTGAATCCAGGCCAGGGGGATGGCCTGGAAAAAACGACGCCCCCGGG contains the following coding sequences:
- a CDS encoding DUF4857 domain-containing protein, with the translated sequence MRRLSQWCFAALLVGLLALYLPALYDKAFVMDMEKTHLLYSPTLKQFIWKEKVLNPPAEARAKAEDHHAEFVYRDESGHYYSREEFERNLPFIYYKNMELWGLLPLEIGGQTFDAAAIRENRRVLELKSNAIHGRAVDPGLYPLLESNPGQARLVFPEDRYRLTPDGLEFINADRNEVDEKLSRTFTAALEDAGFRFPARFVAGKHTILKAYDAGHFIVDATGAVFHLKRVNGEPRVFRTPIDPALGVRHIEVSESRNRDYYGLLLTEDDRIFLLREQGYALVKLPLKGYAPERMDFKVIVDPLYYTAVYSDDATIQGMAATLKNGVLHPVRQYTHTMSRAARSTAQIVRDAIFPFSLSLEREGRLVLKAHVGSRISLVGIGLALAVLAAMRWSRSGERFRRFGLVLVSGIFGLAASAMAFDE
- a CDS encoding ABC transporter ATP-binding protein yields the protein MSDAVIEVRSLRHNYGARTIYEDLNFTVPRGKVVALLGKNGVGKTTLLNILMGFLRPAGGECRVLGDPSHALSTATRRKVGLLFEGHLAYEFMTIREIERFYAAFYPNWRRDMYDALVERLCLPDSHVIARMSEGQRSQVALGLLMAQQPELLILDDYSMGLDAGYRRLFLDMMAEYLGSGERTVFLTSHVIQDMERLADEIIFLERGGSIRSFQLKEFLCAFNRYRLPKSNGRAPHPDGMIKNVEEHARHWELFAFSDPADTARLLESQEVVVKDMQQLPMSLEDAFIGYTGRY
- a CDS encoding FeoB-associated Cys-rich membrane protein gives rise to the protein MWQYIIVAAIIGWAVYYLWKTYARRKGCGCGSSTCSVAAGKESNGHQKGHPGCCSGQATLEPMTDDTPQAQHSDRKESS
- the feoB gene encoding ferrous iron transport protein B, with amino-acid sequence MSAKRTILIGLAGQQNSGKSTIFNMLTGASQHIANYPGVTVDKKVGYYRDSTGRVEVVDLPGTYSLTSYSLEERVARDFLRSEKPDAIVNVVDSSQLKRSLYLTFQLLEMGLPVVLACNMVDVAEAHGQKLDVNMLASTLGIPVVATVGRRGTGKAELREAIRARASLSAEAEQPRTVVAYEALEPYIAAIEKRVAEAPGLDLLVPSRWLALKLLEEDAEATRLLEENHPDAPAVRKLVRTMTESFESEMNISPADHIVTCRDALAAQVVAACVQQELRGRATFSEKLDRIVLNRALAPFVLVASVYLIYELSIVQGYELTKYTWPALAWFRDVVASVLPAPGLVEDPMLRSLVLWMVDSANTLLNYVPIFFILFALIAALEDSGYMARIAFILDRIFHSFGLHGQSTLPFILGGVFAGGCAVPGVMATKGIPDERSRLATILTVPFMNCLAKVPLYTLLVNIYFAAHKSWAMLFISTITILMALIIAKFLTSVVLRGKETAPFVMEMPTYHLPTIMSMLRRAFDRTWQYIKKVGTIVIAVAVCVYVLLQFPGVPAERMDAYELRMDEALAEFRADVAAALGETPYDAIIQGERLEELVVVYDSYRSAKLGGGSGVDETFEQTYPEYYPLISRGDDDASKQINRQLRGLSNTRKSIRREIRSEQIEHSFFGRLGRSLEPVTQFAGFDWKVNIALISSFAARESSVATLGAIFQEGADEGATLEQRMAAEGEQEGRTPLGALALIVFFALYPPCLATTIMVRVQTGSYKWMLFSILFPTALGLTVASAIYTGGNLLGLSGIQAMAGFYGLALVTAIGLAFVPDPAWKAPHTTYVEQS
- a CDS encoding FeoA family protein codes for the protein MFMKRNRIRHRHGNEPLAVDTSPAMLGGCPACSDFQPLSAVGKGCRCRIRRHRARGAVRQRLMDMGFVPNAEVEVIRVATLGDPMEIRVGDSFVTLRKREAEQIETTAA